A genomic region of Desulfosarcina ovata subsp. ovata contains the following coding sequences:
- a CDS encoding rhodanese-like domain-containing protein → MYYIEAAGLVANRMYTNINTFSGGMKAWKSAGYEVQKNNPLTAFEVETIDSATFKKNFQNCCVVDVRIRKQYSMGFYTRYLSNEMASLTFEHRKKYIHKIPLQYLSSRYKKIAKDKKVVVVDYKGKQAPLAVRYLKSVGYDPVYMLKDGMSSFEN, encoded by the coding sequence GTGTACTATATTGAAGCTGCCGGTCTGGTAGCCAACCGTATGTATACCAATATCAATACATTCTCTGGAGGAATGAAAGCTTGGAAGTCTGCCGGTTACGAAGTACAAAAGAACAATCCGTTGACTGCATTCGAAGTTGAAACCATTGATTCAGCCACGTTCAAGAAAAATTTTCAGAATTGCTGTGTTGTGGATGTTCGAATTCGCAAACAGTATTCAATGGGCTTCTACACCAGGTATCTTAGCAATGAGATGGCATCCCTAACATTCGAGCATCGCAAAAAATACATCCACAAGATTCCGCTGCAATATTTGAGCAGCCGTTATAAAAAGATCGCCAAGGACAAGAAAGTGGTTGTGGTTGATTACAAGGGTAAGCAAGCACCCCTAGCGGTTCGCTATTTGAAGAGCGTAGGATATGATCCCGTTTATATGCTTAAGGATGGCATGAGCAGTTTTGAGAATTGA
- a CDS encoding rhodanese-like domain-containing protein: MKVFSAICRVIIGLIIAMILIPYTCLGEYRDLSAEELKGMLDSGQKLYLLNPLSDIEFNEGHISGSVNIPLHSIMRSDKMPKNMDTLIVTYCLSQQ, encoded by the coding sequence ATGAAGGTTTTTTCAGCGATTTGCCGAGTGATCATCGGCCTGATAATTGCGATGATTTTAATACCGTACACATGTTTGGGTGAATATCGAGATCTGTCTGCTGAAGAATTAAAAGGCATGCTGGATTCCGGTCAGAAACTGTACCTGCTTAACCCCCTAAGTGATATTGAATTCAACGAGGGCCATATCTCAGGTTCGGTGAACATCCCCCTTCACTCTATTATGCGGTCAGATAAAATGCCCAAAAATATGGATACGTTAATCGTCACCTACTGCCTCAGCCAACAATGA
- a CDS encoding DUF2335 domain-containing protein, which produces MAQYQKILSGAADRIIQMAEMNQEHQHYMEKTAINKEAIKI; this is translated from the coding sequence TTGGCACAGTACCAAAAAATTCTTTCTGGGGCCGCCGATAGAATTATACAGATGGCCGAGATGAATCAGGAACACCAGCATTATATGGAGAAGACGGCTATCAATAAAGAGGCTATCAAAATATAA